A single genomic interval of Arthrobacter globiformis harbors:
- a CDS encoding SAM-dependent methyltransferase gives MTEPTGSTELEDQGLPWTALAVAAGRAVETSRADALVTDRFAAALVVAARSHLDLPTVWPAEPAEAPPLQQPLLLASIYIGMRTRFIDDFLQSDTPTVQTVVLGAGLDTRAFRLDWPDGARVIEIDSATVLKFKAHVLSRLATEPRCALISVPADLSLPWREQLLAAGFDRGEPTTWVLEGLLPYLDAASQRAVLEEVAALSAPGSRAVIERAVPLPSTDDIEAKLREFSEQTGLPMSELLARADPPDPVELLEPAGWRCSGHTVEELCATYGRVLSLDADAGAGPGGTGPGEYGPERTEPEQQPAPAQSRGGLVTAWLP, from the coding sequence ATGACTGAACCTACAGGCAGTACCGAACTCGAGGACCAAGGGCTGCCATGGACGGCCCTTGCCGTGGCCGCGGGCCGTGCCGTTGAGACGTCACGGGCCGACGCGCTTGTGACGGATCGATTCGCTGCTGCATTGGTGGTGGCCGCGCGCTCCCATCTGGACCTGCCGACAGTGTGGCCGGCGGAACCGGCGGAGGCCCCTCCCCTGCAGCAGCCTCTTCTGCTGGCGTCCATCTACATCGGCATGCGGACGCGGTTCATCGACGATTTCCTGCAGTCCGATACGCCCACCGTACAGACCGTGGTTCTCGGGGCGGGCCTCGACACCCGGGCGTTCCGGCTGGACTGGCCGGACGGTGCCAGGGTCATCGAAATCGACAGCGCCACCGTCCTGAAGTTCAAGGCGCACGTGCTGAGCCGGCTTGCTACGGAGCCTAGGTGTGCACTGATTTCCGTGCCCGCGGACCTGTCCCTGCCGTGGCGCGAGCAACTCCTCGCCGCAGGCTTTGACCGTGGGGAGCCCACCACGTGGGTCCTCGAAGGCCTGCTGCCCTACCTGGATGCCGCTTCCCAGCGTGCCGTGCTGGAGGAAGTGGCGGCGTTGTCGGCGCCGGGATCGCGGGCGGTGATAGAGCGCGCCGTGCCCCTGCCGAGCACGGACGACATCGAAGCCAAACTGCGCGAGTTCAGTGAGCAGACAGGCCTGCCCATGAGCGAACTGCTGGCGCGGGCCGACCCGCCGGACCCGGTGGAGCTGCTCGAACCAGCAGGCTGGCGCTGCAGCGGGCACACGGTTGAGGAGCTGTGTGCGACGTACGGCCGGGTCCTGTCACTGGACGCGGACGCCGGGGCAGGACCAGGCGGGACCGGTCCGGGCGAGTATGGACCGGAGCGCACAGAACCGGAGCAACAGCCGGCGCCAGCCCAGTCCCGGGGCGGCCTCGTGACAGCTTGGCTGCCGTGA
- a CDS encoding D-2-hydroxyacid dehydrogenase, with product MSNTNKRIPRVVILVAEGQPSPYNLAAIRSSADVVLTDAAGLAEASRGADILFLWDFFSSALKEAWPNADSLQWVHVAAAGVDAMMFDELRRSDVVVTNAHGTFDRPIAEFVLASILAHDKQLHLSKALQQQAVWRHRELTRTEGSHALVVGTGGIGRATARLLRAVGLEVQGIGRTPRGDDPDFGAIHASSELAENAAWADHVVLIAPLTEQTRNMVNTDVLAAMKPTAHLVNVGRGALVDEEALIKALQERQIAAASLDVFTEEPVPADHPFWKMDNVHMSAHMCGDVLGWRDALADQFLANLQRRSSGQELANVVDKERGYVRTV from the coding sequence GTGAGTAACACTAATAAGCGAATCCCCCGTGTTGTCATACTCGTCGCGGAAGGCCAGCCCAGCCCCTATAACCTCGCCGCCATAAGATCCAGCGCCGACGTCGTCCTGACCGATGCCGCCGGCCTCGCGGAAGCCTCCCGGGGTGCGGACATCCTGTTCCTTTGGGACTTTTTCTCGTCAGCCCTCAAGGAGGCCTGGCCGAACGCAGATTCCCTCCAGTGGGTCCATGTGGCCGCCGCCGGCGTGGACGCCATGATGTTTGACGAGCTGCGCCGCTCCGACGTGGTGGTCACCAATGCGCATGGAACTTTTGACCGGCCCATCGCCGAGTTCGTGCTGGCATCCATCCTCGCCCACGACAAACAGCTCCACCTCAGCAAGGCCCTGCAGCAGCAGGCCGTCTGGCGGCACCGGGAACTCACCCGCACCGAGGGCTCGCACGCCCTGGTGGTGGGCACCGGAGGAATCGGCCGCGCCACCGCCAGGCTGCTCCGTGCAGTGGGACTCGAGGTTCAGGGCATCGGACGCACGCCCCGCGGGGACGATCCCGACTTCGGCGCCATCCATGCCAGCTCCGAGCTGGCCGAGAATGCAGCCTGGGCAGACCACGTGGTGCTCATCGCGCCGCTTACGGAGCAGACGCGGAACATGGTGAACACCGATGTCTTGGCCGCCATGAAACCGACAGCACATTTGGTCAATGTGGGCCGCGGGGCACTTGTGGATGAAGAAGCTCTGATCAAGGCCCTCCAAGAGCGGCAGATCGCCGCGGCCTCGCTGGACGTATTCACCGAAGAGCCGGTCCCCGCAGACCACCCCTTTTGGAAGATGGACAACGTGCACATGTCCGCGCACATGTGCGGCGACGTTCTCGGCTGGCGCGATGCCCTGGCCGACCAGTTCCTGGCCAACCTTCAGCGCCGGTCCTCGGGCCAGGAGCTGGCCAACGTGGTGGACAAGGAGCGCGGCTACGTCAGAACGGTCTGA
- a CDS encoding aspartate aminotransferase family protein, translated as MTSLSPALKQATPVVVDHALGSWIYGTDGQAYLDFTTGIGVTSTGHCHPKVVEAAREQVGKIIHAQYTTVMHQPLLALTQKLGEVLPAGLDSVFYANSGSEAVEAAIRLARMATGRPNIVVFQGGFHGRTVAAASLTTAGTKFSAGFSPLMSGVHMSAFPYAYRYGWDEAAGVAFALQELDYLFQTRTAPNDTAAFLIEPALGDGGYLPTPPAFMEGLRERADKYGIQLIFDEVQAGVGRTGRFWGHQYSTATPDIIITAKGIASGFPISAIAASTETMSKAWPGSQGGTYGGNAVSAAAGVATLEVVQEEGLVENSRIRGEQLQAGLKEIQARFPVIGDVRGRGLMQGIEFTAEDGTPDATTAAAVQQATTTQGLLTLTCGPAGNVVRLIPALVVTAEEITLGLERFETAVGAVTGAIPATTGA; from the coding sequence ATGACTTCTCTTAGCCCTGCACTGAAGCAAGCAACGCCTGTTGTCGTGGATCATGCCCTTGGTTCCTGGATTTACGGCACCGATGGTCAGGCGTATCTGGATTTCACGACCGGTATTGGTGTGACCAGCACCGGTCACTGCCATCCGAAGGTGGTGGAGGCGGCGCGGGAGCAGGTGGGCAAGATCATCCACGCGCAGTACACCACTGTGATGCACCAGCCGCTGCTGGCGCTGACCCAGAAGCTGGGCGAGGTCCTGCCGGCCGGGCTGGATTCGGTGTTCTATGCCAACTCCGGGTCTGAGGCTGTGGAGGCTGCGATCCGCCTGGCGCGGATGGCCACGGGCCGGCCGAACATTGTGGTGTTCCAGGGCGGCTTCCACGGCCGCACGGTCGCCGCGGCGTCCCTGACCACGGCGGGCACGAAGTTTTCGGCCGGGTTCTCGCCGCTGATGTCCGGGGTGCACATGTCCGCGTTCCCCTACGCCTACCGCTACGGGTGGGACGAGGCGGCCGGGGTGGCGTTCGCGCTGCAGGAACTGGACTACCTGTTCCAGACCCGCACCGCCCCCAATGACACCGCCGCGTTCCTGATCGAACCGGCCCTGGGCGACGGCGGGTACCTGCCTACCCCGCCGGCGTTCATGGAAGGACTGCGCGAACGTGCAGATAAGTACGGCATCCAGCTGATCTTCGACGAGGTCCAGGCCGGGGTCGGGCGCACGGGCAGGTTCTGGGGCCACCAGTACTCCACCGCCACCCCGGACATCATCATCACGGCCAAGGGCATCGCCTCGGGCTTCCCGATCTCGGCGATCGCGGCGTCCACCGAGACCATGTCCAAGGCCTGGCCCGGATCCCAGGGCGGCACCTACGGCGGGAACGCCGTCTCCGCCGCGGCCGGCGTCGCGACCCTGGAAGTGGTCCAGGAAGAAGGGCTGGTGGAGAACTCCCGGATCCGCGGCGAGCAGCTGCAGGCCGGCCTCAAGGAAATCCAGGCCCGCTTCCCCGTCATCGGCGACGTCCGCGGGCGCGGGCTGATGCAGGGCATCGAATTCACCGCCGAGGACGGCACCCCCGACGCCACAACCGCCGCCGCGGTCCAGCAGGCCACCACCACCCAGGGCCTGCTGACCCTGACCTGCGGCCCGGCCGGCAACGTCGTACGCCTCATCCCCGCCCTGGTCGTCACCGCCGAGGAAATCACCCTCGGCCTGGAACGCTTCGAAACCGCCGTCGGCGCCGTCACCGGAGCCATCCCCGCCACCACAGGAGCCTAG